One Coregonus clupeaformis isolate EN_2021a chromosome 36, ASM2061545v1, whole genome shotgun sequence genomic window, attcttaaagggagtgctcctaatctcagtttgttacctgtataaaagacacctgtccacagaagcaatcaatcaatcagtttcCAAATTATCCaccatggacaagaccaaagagctctccaaggatgtcagggacaagattgtagacctacacaaggctggaatgggctacaagaccatcgccaagcagcttggtgagaaggtgacaacaggtggtgcgattattcgcaaatggaagaaacacaaaagacctgtcaatctccctcggcctggagctccatgcaagatctcacctcgtggacttgcaatgatcatgagaacagtgaggaatcagcccagaactacacgggtggaccttgtcaatgatctcaaggcagctgggaccatagtcaccaagaaaataattggtaacacactacgccgtgaaggactgaaatcctgcagcgcccgcaaggtccccctgctcaagaaagcacatatacaggcccgtctgaagtttgccaatgaacatctgaatgattcagaggagaactaggtgaaagtgttgtggtcagatgagatcaaaatcgagctctttggcatcaactcaactcgccgtgtttggaggaggaggaatgctgcctatgaccccaagaacaccatccccaccgtcaaacatggaggtggaaacattatgctttgggggtgtttttctgctaaggggacagcacaacttcaccacatcaaagggacgatggacggcaccatgtaccatcaaatcttgggtgagaacctccttccctcagccagggcattgaaaatgggtcgtggatgggtattccagcatgacaatgacccaaaacacacggccaaggcaacaaaggagtggctcaagaagaagcacattaaggtcctggagtggcctagccagtctccagaccttaatcccatagaaaatctgtggagggagctgaaggtttgagttgccaaacgtcagcctcgaaaccttaatgacttggagaagatctgcaaagaggagtgggacaaaatccctcctgagatgtgtgcaaacctggtggacaactacaagaaacgactgacctctgtgattgccaacaagggttttgccaccaagtactaagtcatgttttgcagaggggtcaaatacttatttccctcattaaaatgcaaatcaatttataacatttttgacatgcgtttttctggattttgttgttgttattctgtctctcactgttcaaataaacctaccattaaaattatagactgatcatttctttgtcagtgggcaaacgtacaaaatcagcaggggatcaaatacttttttccctcactgtataatgttGTGAATATTAGGATCTGTTCTAGATTGGAACAGTAGATGAAGTGTAGCCTACAATGAATTGAGGTCAGTATTTACCTTTGATCATTCTTGTTTTGTTCCCATGCAGCAGCTTCTCACAGTGATGCTTTCTTTTCATACAACATGATAGTCTCTTTGTGGTGCATATTCAAAATTCaaaaacaggtgtgtgtgtgtgtgtgtgtgtgtgtgtgtgtttgtgtgtgtgtgtgtgtgtgtgtgtgtgtgtgacggaatGGTTTGAACATCTAGTTAACAACATCCAAATATGCCATTTCTATCCTCTTTTCAGTCTTTCTTTGAGGTGAACTATTTTCATGAGGCACCAATTTACAGTATTTATTCTAGATTGCTGGTTTTTCTTTGCAATAGGCAGTTCCTCTATTCTCTGAAACTTTATAATTGAATGGGAGTCACAGTAATCTAGAAAGTTAAACCTTATCATATTCTAGTtaatgaatctctctctctctctctctctctctctctctctctctctctctctctctctctctctctctctctctctctctctctctctctctctctctctctctctctctctctctctctctctctctctctctctctctctctgtctctctttctctctctctcttctctctctctctctctctctctctctctctctctctctctctctctctctctctctctctctcgctctctctctctatatatatagtaaaagtttggacacacctactcattcttaaaagttaatttgtggaatttctttccttcttaatgtgtttgagccaatcagttgtgtcgtGTCGTGataagatagtcctatttggtaaaagaccaagtccatattatggcaagaacagctcaaataagcaaagagaaacgacagtccatcattcgtttaagacatgaaggtcagtcaatacggaacatttcaagtttcttcaagtgcagccgcaaaaaccatcaagcggaactggctctcatgaggaccgccacaggaatggaagacccagagttacctgtgctgcagaggataagttcattagagttaccagcctcagaaattgcagcccaaataaatgcttcacagagttcaactaacagacacatctcaacatcaactgttcagaggagactgtgtgaattagaccttcatggtcgaattgctgcaaagaaaccactattaaaggataataagaagagacctgctttggccaagaaacacgagtaatggacattagaccagtggaaatgtgtcctttggtctggagccaaatttgagatttttggttccaaccgccgtggctttgtgagacgcggtgtgggtgaacgggtgatctctgcatgtatatttcccaccgcaaagcgtggaggaggaggtgttatggtgtgggggtgctttgctggtgacactgtctgtgatttatttagaattcaaggcacacttaaccagcatggctaccacagcattctgcagcgatacgccatcccatctggtttgggcttagtgggactatcatttgtttttcaacaggacaatgacccaacacacctccaggctgtgtaagggttattttaccaagaaggagagtgatggagtgctgcatcagatgacctggcctccacaatcccccgacctcaaccaaattgagatggtttgggatgagtcggacggcagagtgaaggaaaagcagccaacaagtgctcagcatatgtgggaactccttcaagactgttggaaaagcattccaggtgatgctggttgagagaatgccaagagtgtgcaaagctgtcgtcaaggcaaagggtggctatttgaatatatttttatttgattaatacttttttggttactacattattccatatgtgttatttcatagttttgatgtcttcactattattctacaatgtagaaaatagtaaaaataaagaaaaactcttgaatgagtaggtgtttccaaacttttgactggtactgtatatatatatatatatatatatatatatatatatatatatatatatatatatatatatatattcattaaTTTACACCTGAGGGGTTGGCTGGAACCAAACTGTGCAGTCAccctttttgtgaagaaaaaaaaaaacactggctGTTGAAATAATTGTGTATTCTGCTTTGCATTAGCTACATGAAAATTATACCATCAGGCTCTCACAGAGGGAGGCTGCCTGTCATACATTTGATCCAATCTGATCCAAGACTTATCTGGCAGAAATaattaaatgaataaataaaaggGTATGAGGAAAATCGGGGGTGTACTCATTAGTCGGATttgtctgttgcaaaatgttttgcaacggaaaccaTTTACTGTTTACTCTAAGAACCAAACGGggcgggacctacctgaatttgcccaatagaaactctcgttttagtTGCAGAACATTTTAcgtttggagtaaacggtttttgttgcaaaacgtttcgcaacagacaaaacattttgcaacggaacccgactaatgaatacaccacaGGCGTCTGCTCTAATGGCACTGCAGCACTTTGCAGGCTCCTGTGAGTGTGGCTTAATCACTTGTAAGACTTGATTGAGTGTGTGTTAATAAACATTAGGCTGTCTCCTCGCCAGTGATTAGTGGTTTATGTGCTCTGCTCTCCCATCCCCAGGCTGAAGACGCAGTCCTGAAGATTGATGGAGGGCCATGCTATTCAAACAGCAGGCGTTGCTGAGACAGAAGCTCTTCGTGTTGGGCAGCCTTGCTATCGGGAGTCTCCTCTATCTAGTGGCCAGGGTTGGGAGCTTGGATAGGTACGTTGTTTGCTGAAAGCAATGCCTGTTGAATGTCAAGTATAGAATGCTTTTAGTTTATATGAATAATCTAATATTTTTTTCCAATAACAAAATCTTGATCATATATGATTAGATTATGATAAGACTTTATAGTATTTAACAATGTGTTTAAAGTTAATTCCAAAGTGCTCTATAGTATACTGATGAAATTATTATACAGAACTAAATGTCTCTTTCTGTGTTTTCCCCTCCTCCAGGCTGCAGCCTATTTGCCCCATAGAGAGCAGACTGGGCCCTCCTCACCTGCCGGAGCAGATCCCTCTCCGGACCCTGCAGTATAAACGTGGCCTGCTCCACGAGATCCGCAAGGGCAATGCCACCAAAGAGCAGATCCGCCTGCACAACCTGGTGCAGCAGCTGCCCCGGGCCATCATCATCGGGGTGCGCAAGGGGGGCACGCGCGCCCTGCTGGAGATGCTCAACCTGCACCCGGCTGTGGTCAAGGCCTCGCAGGAGATCCACTTCTTTGACAACGAACAAAACTACGCCCGGGGCATCGACTGGTACCGGGAGAAGATGCCCTTCTCCTTCCCCAACCAGATCACCATTGAGAAGAGCCCCGCCTACTTCATCACAGAGGAGGTCCCGGAACGCATCTTCAAGATGAACTCCTCCATCAAGCTGTTGATTATTGTGCGTGAGCCCACCACCAGAGCTGTGTCTGACTACACACAGGTGCTGGAGGGCAAGGAGCGTAAGAACAAGACCTACCACAAGTTTGAGAAGCTGGCCATCGACGGCAACACGTGTGAGGTGAACATAAAGTATAAGGCGGTACGGACCAGCATTTACACCAAGCACTTGGAGCGCTGGCTGAAGTACTTCCCTGTGGAACAATTTCACATTGTAGACGGCGACCGTCTGATCACAGACCCTCTGCCTGAGCTGCAGCTCGTTGAGCGCTTCCTCAACCTCCCCTCCAGAATCAGCCAGTATAACCTGTACTTCAATGCCACCAGGGGATTCTACTGCCTGCGATTTAACATTGTCTTCAACAAGTGCCTGGCAGGCAGCAAGGGGCGCATCCACCCTGAGGTGGACCCCTCAGTGGTGGCCAAACTGAGGAAGTTCTTCCACCCCTTCAATCAGAAGTTTTATCAGATTACTGGGAGGACGTTCAACTGGCCCTGAGAAACTAAGGGAAGGCCTAGCCTATATAAACTTGTTAACTGAAGTTGTTCTGTTGGTATTTTCAAGATGTCAACCACAACAATATTAAAGGATATTAAAAGCACTTTGATTGAATTTAATACGTagaggagagtggggtaagttgagccgaaGGGTTAGTTGAGCTActccttgtttctaggaaaccatacacaaaatgtaccatgtgaccaaatatttaggaataggtcatcatttcatggagtctatgaaagaagaaaacacatggaaaaagtggtaagcaagttaggtcaaATTAATGTATTGTGTTATAGTTTTCATGATGCTtctatctaaaccaaagtagattgttttgtacatcagttggggtctctataagctacaatatgaggtcctaaacctagcatgaaagtgcacccttgtagctgtgtgggctaatatagtcaaaatgtttgccttggggtaagttgggCCAATGGCCACCATACCCCATGCAGAAGATGATTACATTTAGTCAGTTTTATGCATAAAATACATAGTATTTTTGCAATGTGTCATGCATATGAACTCAATATAATGCATTTATATTGTTATAGAGCAGACATAATCATTCCCCGTGTATACAAATGTAAAACAAGCAGGGATCTAGCCCCCCTTGAGGTTCTTGAGAGCAgccaaggaagtgagagaagggaagaagtcCATTTGAGCAGCAGCAAGGGATGAAACAAATAGACTGAATGACACTGAGGAGGTACATTGACGAAAAGGAAAACGAACATGTAGCTGTGTGAAACAGAGGCTATTATAGAGTAGCAGAGACACACAAGGTCTTCTCTGATGAATTGGAGTCTGAGCTTGCTAAACGTATCCAGAATCTCGCGGGCCAGCTTCATGTCCCAGACAACTGGTCAAGAAATTGAAGGGTAAGTGATATTTAACAGAGAAATCTATATCTGAATGTAGGCATACATTTAAgatatacagtacaatataccacacccccattcCATGAATTAAACTATGACCAACTAGCACCATCAtccactgtcacaggacaccatcaccgACTTACCCAAAGGCGGCTCAACTTACCTTTTCCCTATGCTCAATTTACCCCggagtaattttttttattttacaaacTATGTTTTTAAAACtgttatgtttacatgaattctgattatttccagggatacataacatcctgaaatatatgtagatatctttgttagaaataatactatattgacggagtgatgctgaatgtaaaaaatggctcaacataccccactcTGTCCTGTGAGAACGACAATGTGACCAAATATGTAATGGAATCAATGTATATTTGTTTCTTAATATGTAAGGTGGCAGAGGAGGAAAAATGGTTTGTGAGTTGTGTGATTAGAAAACAATTGAGTTTAATGCGCCTGATCTTCCTGCATAATAGTTCACCTGTTTGACACTTGTGCCCGTTATAAACTCATAATTTTGCCATAATCTCAGCCAATATTGAATGAAGGATATACTACAATGAGCGATAGACATGAGATTATTTTAAGTGAACATGTGGCTTTTGAAAGAAGACTTGTCAGTCAACAACACATGCATTTAACAGATTTGAAGGCTATATCATGAAGCTATATGTGTGACAATGTTTCATATAAAAACAACCTTGACAAAGACGTAGGCCTACGTGTTCTAGCAGTTCTGAATGTGATAGTGTTGCATTTATTACAGTCCTCTCATTTTGGTTTTGGTTTTCTCCTGCATGTGTATAGAACATACCATTGACAAAGCATTGGCTCTCTAATGTAGTTTTGTGTTATTTAATTTATTGCAGTATCATTCTTTAAAAATGTGCTACTTTTATTTGTTTCTATGTGGTTTTTAGGTAGTTTTTTTTATATTCTCAAACTACCATGAAGTGCTTGTATCCgtaatctacagttgaagtcggaagtttacatacacttaggttggagtcattaaaactcgtttttcaaccactccacaaatttcttgttaacaaactatagttttggcaagtcggttaggacatctactttgtgcatgacacaagtaatttttccaacaattgtttacagacagattatttcacatataattcactgtatcacaattccagtgagtcagaagtttacatacactaaattgactgtgcctttaaacagcttggaagattacagaaaatgatgtcatggctttagaagcttctgataggctaattgacatcatttgagtcaattggtggtgtacctgtggatgtatttcaaggcctaccttcaaactcagtgccactttgcttgacatcatgggaaaatcaagagaaatcagccaagacctcagaaaaacaattgtagagctccacaagtctggttcatacttgggagcaatttccaaacgcctgaaggtaccacgttcatctatacaaacaatagtacgcaagtataaacaccatgggaccacgcagccgtcatatcgctcaggaaggagacgcattctgtatcctagatatgaacgtactttggtgcgaaaagtgcaaatcaatcccagaacaacagcaatggaccttgtgaagatgctggaggaaacaggtacaaaagtatctacatccacagtaaaacaagtcctatatcgacataactcagcaaggaagaagccactgctccaaaaccgccataaaaaagccagactacggtttgctactgcacatggggacaaagatcgtactttttggagaaatgtcctctggtctgatgaaacaaaaatagaactgtttggccataatgaccattgttatgtttggaggaaaagggggtggcttgcaagccgaagaacaccatcccaaccgtgaagcacgggggtggctgcatcatgctgtggtggtgctttgctgcaggaggaactggtgcacttcacaaaatagatggcatcatgaggaaggaaaattatgtggatatattgaagcaacgtctCAAAACATTagtcaggaagataaagcttggtcgcaaatgggtcttccaaatggacaatgaccccaagcatacttccaaagttgtggcaaaatggcttaaggacaacaaagtcaacgtattggagtggccatcacaaagccctgacctcaatcctatagaacatttgtgggcagaactgaaaaagcgtttgcgagcaaggaggccttcaaaaCTGACtaagttataccagctctgtcagaaggaatgggccaaaatgtacccaacttattgtgggaagcttgtggaaggctacccgaaacgtttgacccaagttaaacaatttaaaggcaatgctaccaaatactaattgagtgtatgtaaacttctgacccactgggaatgtgatgaaagaaataaaagctgaaataaataattctctctactattattcagacatttcacattcttaaaataaagtggtgatcctaactgacctaaaactgggcctttttactaggattaaatgtcaggaattgtgaaaaacttaatttcaatgtattttgctaaggtgtatgtaaacttcagactacAACTGTACCCATAGATTGGACATAATATTTTCTAGGCCATTAGCGATAACAGGAAATGCACAAGCCGTAGGTTACACTATAGCTCAAGGTGGCTACATCGTAATGTCGGATTGTACGGAAAAAACTGTAAATGTCTTACATTTATGGTTTAGATTTAATTAATATGTATATGTTTGCTGATGCTGGTTTAATCAGTGAAGTAATGAGAGACATGAGATATTTGTGACATCACATTCCTCCAGTCACTAAAATATGATAAAACTTATCACAAGGTCATGGTCCATCTAGGTTACATTGAATCAACGACTAGGAGATTAAGGTGTTACGGATTCCCCATGCCTTTGAGTCTTATCATTTCATGCAGCTCACAACcccttcttaaaataaagtgatgatcctaactgacctaagacagagaatatttactaggatcaaatgtcaggaattgtgaaaaactgagtttaaatgtatttggctaaagtgtatgtaaacttccgacttcaactgtaactaagAAATATGTAGGGGTAGGAAATTATCATGAGGGAATGGGAACATAGCATTTCTCATAAAATTCTGACTCAGATGATGTCCTCATACGTCAAGCATTTAAATGTTGCATAAGGGATTTAAGTGGTAACTTTGTTATTTTTTTCCCAGTATTGATTACATTGTTTGTCATTCCCCTTGGCGAAAAGCCACAGTAAAAAAGTAATTTGTTAGTTACTGTCAAACTATCTAATGCTTATTCTACTACAATTAACATATTTGTCTTATGTGCAAATAGCCATTCTGTATCATAAGTGTGTTGTTCTGTAACAAAAAATAATTGAATTAAAATTACATTTAAACGCGTGTCAGCTGAGTCATTAATTCTTTCTGTTTTGTCTCGTAATCTATCGTGGTGTTCAAAGACTGAGACTCTTCCTTGATGCTTTCATTTATAATAATCACTGCGTCATTCTATTGAGTCTGTCATTTGAATTAAATTACAACTGGAAACTCCTGGTACCTTCATTAATTGCCCACATCTCAGCAAATACATAATTCCACATATAGTATCTTATTATTAGAGGATCAAAGTAAAACAGAAAAAGTGGTATTTTCTGATCTGCTGCAGCGCAGAACAGCTATTCAGCCACAGACTAGCTGGTGAGTTTGTTCAATGTCCAATTTTCCAAATCATAATTTCCATTGCTTCAATGCTGGCTTGTCTGGACTGTACCCGTATCTGAGTCAGGCTGTGTGTACAGTTTAATCTTATTGAATGATGACACCTACTGCTGTGCAGTTGAATGAGACGGTTAATCATGTGGGAATGGAGTGGCAATAGACTCAATAATACCCTGTCCCTAACAAAAATCTGAGCAGGTTGTTCATCCTTATTGCAATAATAAAGATGCTGATCATTTGGAgagtgtaatgatgtcatgtcatagtattgtgaggacagaggaagagttaagagatgagtggtttggggccatgaagtctacattccattaggtcaaaggagattagtgatgtttaggatagcatgagtgatgtttaggatagtgacttggggtaaagagtgatgaacatcaaagacagggagtgcccattgagacttgccagatgtatgccaggaagatggtaataaagggtatataaggtagagtgtctttgttcaagttagttcaactgacgaagggcaaagccatgtccgtttgttagatgaacccacaagctcgtgattcaataaatacttggtatgaaatctccacagaatgtctaagtatatccttgcatccttgattctttgatacctgagaaactcatcataacagatgggcgtctaaacgaacaggatgcagttcacagctcaactaacaggtaagcagactttcattttttgaATTATGTCAAAATCTGCTTGtctgtggtaaagctgaactGTAACGaactttaaaattcaatattttttgAAGGGGGACGATGAGTGGTATTGAATTATGTAAAGGGATGTAAGGAGGAATATATAATTTTACTAttacatggtgctatgattcaaattAGAGTGTGGTCGAACTAAGGAGTAAATGCAACAGATTAGTGAGAGATAAGGCGCAGGGCACCTTTAATATGATTTAAAAGATTATATCATAAATAGAGATTAGGCGCAGAGCACCTTTAATATGATTtaaaatattatattataaagagAGTGGGCGGAAGGCATCCTTAATGTATGGTACATTATAAAGATAGTGGGTTTTTAGTCCCGTAGTGTGAAAGACATTACAAAAGAGAGGAATCGGTTACGGACCGTTGATGTAATAAATCGTCATAAAATGAAGTTTGTAATACTCAAAACGACCAGGAGATGGAGCCAATAACATGTAAcatattgaatcatagcaccaaaatGACATTAAAGGCGaactacattttaaaaacattatcaGAAGTGGATATTTGATGCAAGTATTTAATTACTAGCATTGAATGTTACTAACATTGCATAAAATAATAATAGTGATAGGTAAGCATAGAGGTGATAATAAATATCCTCAGGAGAGTATTTATAAGAGTTAATAGAGCTTGATGTTATTGTAGAAAGTAGTGGAAGAGTCTGTGTTTTCTGGGACAGGCATGGCAGTGTCCTTGGAAATTACAGTATGTTTTTTGCTTCCGctgagagaatgaaggagaggcTGATTTGGGTTGAATGAGGATTGTTAAACTAACTGAAGTATTCGTTGATGTGATTATCTATAAGTTTCTAACGGTCTATATGGAGTTTGTGACAAATGTGAAAATATGATCCATTTTACGTATATGTAGGTGATTATTAGAgatttcataaaataataattggaataataataaatattaacTTGTTCACCCAAACGTAGATGTACGTCGTGGGTGAAGAAAGTAATTAATATGGGTTTTCTAAGTTTATACCAttgttggatcatgtgatggtggaataaactgaccataagtaatgttgttttagacgtaatgtataatatagtacaaagccaatATAGGGTtcaattgaactaattatcatggtagagctaatGTAGTGaagtgagggaacttcattttaTATCAGAGGTTAAGATGAAAAATCATTGTAATGGCgctatttgtggaatttatttatcatttcaaggcatggagtaacaatctgcatctatgagtgtaaattccactgctgatgtgttgattgaatgggtacgacagagtatttggtttggtgatgttgtaTTTGAAGCGTGTGTGGTTTAAATAGCAGGACTCTTGTAGCTCGGTTGGTGGagaatggtgcttgcaacgccagggttgtgtgttcgattcccaaggggggctagtataagtataaaaaatgtatgagcTCACTAATTGTGGGTCGCTCAGGataggagtgtctgctaaataactaaaatgcaAAAATGTTAACGGGTATGGAGAGAAGTGTGCGTGGTAGTCATTTTTTGGGGcattgaataaggttttgctagattaaacgagtgaAAATTGTGGAATATGTCAATAAATAAATTGGATCGTGATAAATGaatgatttcaatatatgatggtaaactacagcaagtgtttggtgttacttgtagcctacttagaaaagACAGTTACCTAGATCTGATGTATTCTGATAATGGCAGATTGGTGGTTTCAGAAGagctgtggctatgatcttagttgattacAGAGGACATAGAATGTAGTTTAGGACGCATAGAGAAGCAAATGTCTTATCTTCAGGGGAAGTGAAGCAAGGGAATTCTGAGAATAAAAGGAAATATAACATTGACTGAggactgaggtagagtatcttatgataagctgtagaccacactatttaccaagagagttttcagctatatttttcatagctgtctatttaccaccacaaaccaatgctggcattaagattgcactgaatgagttgtacaaggccataaatcaacaggaaaacgctcatccagatgcagcgctcctagtggccggggactttaacgcagggaaacttaaatccgttctacctaatttctaccagcatgttgaatgtgcaaccagaggaaaaaaaaactctagaccacctttactccacacacagagacgcatacaaagctctccctcgccctccatttggcaaatctgaccataactctatcctcctgattcctgcttataagcaaaaactaaagcaggaagcaccagtgactcggttaataaaaaagtggtcagatgacgcagatgctaagctacaggactgttttgctagcacagactggaacatgttccgggattcttcagacagcattgaggagtacaccacatcagtcactggcttcatcaataagtgcatcgatgatgtcgtccccacagtgatcgtacgtacataccccaaccagaagccatggattacaggaaacatccgcactgagctaaagggtagagctgccgctttcaaggaacgggactctaacccggacgcttataagaaatcccgctatgacctctgacgaaccatcaaacaagcaaagagtcaatacaggactaagattgaatcgtactacactggctctgacgctcgtcggatgtggcagggcttgaaaactattacagactacaaagggaagcacagccgcgagctgcccagtgacacaagcctaccagacgagctaaaccacttctatgctcgcttcgaggcaagcaac contains:
- the LOC121552835 gene encoding heparan sulfate glucosamine 3-O-sulfotransferase 5 — translated: MLFKQQALLRQKLFVLGSLAIGSLLYLVARVGSLDRLQPICPIESRLGPPHLPEQIPLRTLQYKRGLLHEIRKGNATKEQIRLHNLVQQLPRAIIIGVRKGGTRALLEMLNLHPAVVKASQEIHFFDNEQNYARGIDWYREKMPFSFPNQITIEKSPAYFITEEVPERIFKMNSSIKLLIIVREPTTRAVSDYTQVLEGKERKNKTYHKFEKLAIDGNTCEVNIKYKAVRTSIYTKHLERWLKYFPVEQFHIVDGDRLITDPLPELQLVERFLNLPSRISQYNLYFNATRGFYCLRFNIVFNKCLAGSKGRIHPEVDPSVVAKLRKFFHPFNQKFYQITGRTFNWP